In Sphingobacterium sp. R2, the genomic stretch TAGCTGAATTTACAGGGAACGCCAACGATGATGAGTTACTCCTATTGGCTTCTTACCTAAAACAATTAAAGAATGTACGGAATGTCAGACAAATCGAAAAAAGATATTGGAGGAATCAAGATTTGCCGACATAGACGATTATAATAACGATCGGGGTTCATGAAGTAAAATCTAAAAACAGGAAAATGCAAATTATTAGAATAACCACGACTTCACTCTGCTGCATTTTGGCGGGCTTTATTTCTTCAGTTTTCATCAAATGGGATTGGTCATTTATCCTTATTCCGACATTAATATCATTTGCCGTAACATTAAGCAATTTTGATAGGATCAGTTTTCCCAAGAAATTGGTAGGCATACTCCTACATTGGTTTTTGAGTATTGTTATCTTTATCATCACGATTGGCATCACTGTATTTATTCTTTCTCCGATGGGAATGCATGCGATGTATATTGGTTCGGCTTTAGCTGCCATACTATTTGCACTTATTACGAATATAAACTTGACTTTTCCAAAGTTCTGGCTGTCAATGGTGGTTATATTCGTCTTGTCTTTATTAGTATGGCCGATAGCAGATTATATGCACGCCCATCCAACATTTAAATTCGCAGCATTAAATGGGCGTGAGAATATCGTCACCATTTGGTGCTCACTTGTTGGATTTGGAGTTGCATTGGGTATACATCATAAGAAGTACAATCCCGATGACAACTCATTACTGCGATAAATTGATTCATTTTTGAAAAAGTCATGATATATGTCTGATTTCATAGCGCAGCTTCATTATAGAACACCACAAGAAGGTGGAAGAGAGACTCCTGCTTTCTCTAAATATAGACCTCAGATCAAATTTGATTTTGATGAAATGCAAACATCAGGTGAACAAACATTTATCGATAAAGATACAGTGTATCCCGGAGAGGAAATTAAAGCGGCGATTCGATTAGCGGGTGTCATATATTTTAGAGGAAGACTCGCCGAAGGTATGTTATTTGAATTTCTGGAAGGCCCCCGTGTGATCGGTACAGGAAAGATCTTAGAAATATTGAATTATACATTGAAAATAGACGATGGCAGTACGATTGAAGATAATTAAAAATGAAAATTCATATCATTAGCGACCTACATAGAGAATTTGGATACAATGATATAAATCTATGGATAGCTGATGTTCTTGTTTTGGCCGAAGATACTGATCTAGGGGTTAAAGGGATCAGCTGGCTCAAATCACTTTCTTTGGATATACCGATCATCTATGTGCTGGGCAATCACGAGTATTATAAAGGAGCCTATCCGAAAACACTAATTAAGATCAAGGATGCTGCGAGCAATTCAAATATCCATGTGCTGGAAAATGAATCTTTGGAGATAGACCACGTTTGTTTCCATGGCTGCACACTCTGGACTGATTTTTCCTTAAAAGGCAATCCTGTAGTTTAAGGATCGCTATGCCAAAGCCGTATGAATGATTATAAGAAGATCAGATTAGGTGACAATTATGCCAAATTAAGAAGCATCGATACGTTTAGAGTCCACCAAACTTCGAGGCAATGGCTGACAGAAAGTCTTCGTGTGAGTGGAGCAAAACATAACATCGTAGTGACGCATCATGCTCCAAGCATTCGATCCTTACCAATGAAGTATTTGGACGATCCGATCAGCGCTGCCTACGCCTCGGATATGGAAGACATTATAATAAAGCATCAGCCTTCCTATTGGATCCATGGCCATCCTGCTGTGTCATTTTCTTTACTGCGCGAAAACCAATAATAAAAGGTCGCTTCGTTGATCCCATTTTCCGCGCAGTAAGCTTTCTTACTTTTTCCGCTCCGATGCCAGTCTGCTATCATACACAGCATACGCTCGCCTTTTTCTTCTAAGTGGTTCATACAGCAAAGCTAACGCCTAATGCGATCTAAGGCAATATGTACGTATCCGCCCGACTAACTACATGTCAGTTGATTTTTTGAAGTTCTGTGGAAAAAGTTCCTTTAAGTTTTTATGGTTTATAGACATGATTTTTTCCAGCGTGTGCTTTAACCACTGGAACGGATTTACCTCGTGCTTTTTGCAGATAGCAAAGAACGAGTAGATCATTGCAGCCCGCTGTGCTGCTTCATGGCTTCCTGCAAAGAGATAGTTTTTTCGTCCCAGGGCAACAGGGCGAATAGTATTCTCGACAAGATTATTATCAATAAGTAGATTTCCATCATAGAGGTATGCTGATAGCGCATCCCATCTAGCGTATGCATAGGCCATTGCTTTTCCGATCTGGCTTTTAGGGAGCGTATTCTTTATCTCTTCAAAGATCCACTTGCCCAGATCATTGATTATAGGTAAGGATCCTTCCAGCCGTAGTTCCTTTATCTTTTCTGGGGAAAGATTATCCTGTTTTGCTTTTCGCTCGATAGTATATAGCTGCTGTATCATCAACAGCGCTTTTTCTGCTCTGGGTCTGTCATTCTCCAAAGCTTTTTCGAACTCACGGCGCGCGTGTGCCCAGCAGGCCAGGTGTGTCACCTCTTTCTTTTTGGCATACTTTTCATAAACACCATATCCATCCGTCTGGAGATATCCTTTAAAGTTTCCAAGCATGGGCACGGCAGCAGCGCCACCACGGGTGGGACTATATTCAAATAGCACGATACCATCCAATGGAGCGTGATAGACCCAATAATAACCGGTATGGGCAGCTCCTTTTTTATCGCTGTCCAGTACTTTTATCGGTGTCTCATCAACCTGTAAATATCCCTGTGTTTTGGTCTGGAAGATAAGCTGCTCA encodes the following:
- a CDS encoding IS66 family transposase, whose protein sequence is MEKALENLSKEDLIKVVSSRDEEIDYLKSQLAMYNRMQFGQKRERFEGDPNQTMLPFEAEPAEVVQQQEEIKEKIEYVRKRPHHKGRAKLLEHLPVEEVEIHPEGDMSEMVCIGKEITEELECEPAKFYIKRYIRYKYAAKDGDGISIAGLPERVIDKGIPGAGLLAMILTHKYMDHLPLYRQKQIFARENIQIPSSTIEGWTKQALEKLDPLYEQLIFQTKTQGYLQVDETPIKVLDSDKKGAAHTGYYWVYHAPLDGIVLFEYSPTRGGAAAVPMLGNFKGYLQTDGYGVYEKYAKKKEVTHLACWAHARREFEKALENDRPRAEKALLMIQQLYTIERKAKQDNLSPEKIKELRLEGSLPIINDLGKWIFEEIKNTLPKSQIGKAMAYAYARWDALSAYLYDGNLLIDNNLVENTIRPVALGRKNYLFAGSHEAAQRAAMIYSFFAICKKHEVNPFQWLKHTLEKIMSINHKNLKELFPQNFKKSTDM
- a CDS encoding metallophosphoesterase, whose amino-acid sequence is MKIHIISDLHREFGYNDINLWIADVLVLAEDTDLGVKGISWLKSLSLDIPIIYVLGNHEYYKGAYPKTLIKIKDAASNSNIHVLENESLEIDHVCFHGCTLWTDFSLKGNPVV